A stretch of Paenibacillus mucilaginosus 3016 DNA encodes these proteins:
- a CDS encoding MFS transporter, with protein MSLALKTDLGAGVIETDKNRKLSTKEKVSYGLGDFGNGFMFDLGQLYLLKFFTDVAGIPAASAGGIFLASKLFAAVCDPIVGSAIDYRKNIGPGGKFRPFLIWGSLVLAVLTVLTFLSPDASPTTKLIYAYVSYMIWGVGYSFVNIPYGSLGAAMTQDAGDRTSLASYRQAGSLGALFFTSVLVMPLILLFSNEKIGYPVVMAVMSLVGVLSFWFTYRNCKERIVVTGAPKEKLTVKSVVKTFVANKPLLVLVLMTIFTISAYNLKSAMLIYFAQYNLGNVKLMAYMNFIIIGSSFIGVLALPRLVKRFGKKQAAIFGLAVSILADTVNFFVPSNVYIFTILASIAFIGISIPNGITWALVSDIIDYGEWKSGERKEGTTYALFNFSRKLAQSLSGFLSGIGLGLIGYVPNAAQKAGTLLGIKGLLLLYPAVALSIAILVLGLMYKLTDKKHAEIVEELASRS; from the coding sequence ATGAGTTTAGCCTTGAAGACCGATCTTGGCGCCGGCGTGATCGAGACGGACAAGAACCGGAAGCTGAGCACGAAGGAGAAAGTATCGTACGGCCTCGGCGATTTCGGCAACGGGTTCATGTTCGACCTCGGACAGCTGTACCTTTTGAAATTTTTTACCGATGTAGCGGGCATCCCCGCTGCGTCCGCGGGCGGCATCTTCCTCGCGAGCAAGCTGTTCGCCGCGGTGTGCGACCCGATCGTAGGGTCGGCCATCGACTACCGCAAGAACATCGGGCCGGGCGGCAAATTCAGGCCCTTCCTCATCTGGGGCAGCCTCGTGCTGGCGGTGCTGACCGTGCTGACGTTCCTCTCGCCGGATGCCTCGCCGACCACCAAGCTGATCTACGCGTATGTATCCTACATGATCTGGGGTGTCGGCTACTCTTTCGTGAACATTCCGTACGGCTCGCTCGGCGCAGCGATGACCCAGGATGCCGGCGACCGGACGTCTCTCGCCTCCTACCGCCAGGCAGGATCGCTCGGCGCACTGTTCTTCACCAGCGTGCTCGTCATGCCGCTCATTCTCCTGTTCTCCAACGAGAAAATCGGCTATCCCGTCGTGATGGCGGTGATGTCGCTGGTCGGCGTGCTCTCGTTCTGGTTCACGTACCGCAACTGCAAGGAACGCATTGTCGTCACCGGTGCGCCCAAGGAGAAGCTGACGGTGAAGTCCGTGGTCAAGACCTTCGTTGCGAACAAACCGCTGCTGGTGCTTGTCCTGATGACGATCTTCACCATCTCGGCCTACAACCTGAAGTCGGCTATGCTCATCTATTTCGCTCAGTACAACCTCGGCAATGTGAAGCTCATGGCGTACATGAACTTCATTATCATCGGCTCGTCGTTCATCGGCGTACTGGCCCTGCCCCGGCTCGTGAAGCGGTTCGGCAAAAAGCAGGCCGCCATCTTCGGTCTGGCGGTGAGCATCCTGGCGGATACCGTGAACTTCTTCGTTCCGTCGAACGTGTACATCTTCACGATCCTGGCCAGCATCGCCTTCATCGGGATCTCCATTCCGAACGGGATCACCTGGGCACTCGTCTCCGACATCATCGATTACGGGGAGTGGAAGTCGGGCGAACGCAAGGAAGGCACCACGTACGCGCTGTTCAACTTCTCGCGTAAGCTCGCCCAGTCGCTGTCGGGCTTCCTCTCGGGCATCGGCCTCGGCCTGATCGGGTACGTCCCGAACGCCGCCCAGAAAGCAGGCACACTGCTCGGCATCAAGGGGCTGCTGCTGCTCTATCCGGCGGTCGCCCTGTCCATCGCCATCCTCGTGCTCGGCCTTATGTACAAGCTTACGGACAAGAAGCATGCCGAGATTGTCGAGGAGCTTGCCTCGCGGAGCTAA
- a CDS encoding AraC family transcriptional regulator — MDSLRGMNAAIQYIEDHLTETIDFKRVGQLAQCSEYHFTRMFSFLAGVPLSEYIRRRRLTMAAFELQHSGIRIIDLAVKYGYGSPDSFTRAFQSLHGVTPTEARSQGGALKAYPRMSFQLTVQGGDEMNYRLADKEAFRIVGLMKRVPIVFQGVNPDIAAMWQSLDAGTIERLKALSNMEPSGLISASVNFSEGRMEERGELDHYIGAATTKECPDGFASLEVPPLTWAVFEAVGPFPSALQEVWGRIYAEWFPSSGYEIAVGPELLWNEGKDTTAPNYRSEIWIPVKKIK; from the coding sequence GTGGATTCGCTGAGAGGGATGAACGCAGCTATACAGTATATTGAGGACCATCTGACGGAGACCATCGACTTCAAGCGGGTGGGGCAGCTGGCGCAGTGCTCGGAGTATCATTTTACCCGCATGTTCTCGTTCCTCGCGGGAGTTCCCCTGTCGGAATATATCCGGCGAAGACGGCTTACGATGGCGGCCTTCGAGCTTCAGCACAGCGGGATCCGGATCATCGATCTGGCGGTCAAATACGGCTACGGCTCTCCGGATTCGTTCACCCGGGCCTTCCAGTCTCTGCACGGCGTCACGCCGACGGAGGCCCGAAGCCAGGGCGGGGCGCTCAAGGCTTATCCGCGGATGTCCTTCCAGTTAACGGTACAAGGAGGAGATGAAATGAACTATCGGCTGGCCGACAAAGAAGCGTTTCGTATCGTGGGGCTCATGAAGAGGGTTCCTATCGTATTCCAGGGGGTGAATCCGGACATTGCAGCGATGTGGCAGAGCCTGGACGCCGGGACGATCGAACGGCTCAAAGCGCTCTCGAATATGGAGCCCTCCGGCCTGATCAGCGCTTCCGTGAATTTCTCGGAAGGGCGGATGGAGGAGAGGGGGGAGCTCGACCATTATATCGGCGCCGCAACGACGAAGGAATGCCCGGACGGCTTCGCTTCCCTGGAAGTCCCGCCGCTGACTTGGGCTGTGTTCGAGGCGGTCGGCCCCTTTCCAAGTGCGCTTCAGGAGGTCTGGGGGCGCATCTATGCCGAGTGGTTTCCATCGTCGGGCTATGAGATAGCAGTGGGGCCGGAACTGCTGTGGAACGAAGGGAAGGATACGACCGCTCCGAATTACCGAAGCGAGATCTGGATCCCGGTCAAGAAGATAAAGTAG
- a CDS encoding sensor histidine kinase, translating into MFKRPRRTLKSAFLTFLIPIIVVFVTVTGTVSYLLAARQLEANAETSMNDTLVQTRDSLNEKLAAVLGDVTALGSNSELQMLIRRADQPGFKLQPRDYLTLAGSLDKLYTDHYAIIESVYLYYNQGRLSYYRKDRLQTERIPEPGRFFELPYTVASRIYWFNLTKNEWDPAGGRTAGLYQWIEGRDEARGGLIVIRLKEALFEAPLTAPEISPNGYLVLASTDGLAGFKTVESRYAAGEEELRRKLLEAPGAKGRFVLRSEAGQALTVVYDTLAINKWRLAAVYPEEELYSRIQYIQTITLSVVIAVIVLAVLSTGWLTNRITRPLSGLTRRVHTIREGRLEVELPDHPGDAEEIRILNRGIRDMLGRIRELLGQVEYEQEQKRLHELSVLQSQIQPHFLYNTLYSIKSLCDLGETKDASKMLAALSSYYRISISKGSPVIAVSAELEHIGQYLYIQQMRYGDTFHYETRVEEAMLNCRIVKLTLQPLVENAIYHGVKKVRRTGRIEVRGWIEEGVCLLQVKDNGFGMEPERLRLLQMALAEENGESTPGIGYGVRNVHRRLQLHYGRDYGLTYESGPGEGTTVTVRFPYMEHA; encoded by the coding sequence ATGTTCAAACGGCCTAGAAGAACCCTGAAGTCGGCCTTCCTGACCTTCCTGATTCCGATCATCGTCGTGTTCGTCACGGTGACCGGCACCGTCTCCTATCTGCTGGCGGCCCGGCAGCTCGAGGCCAATGCCGAAACGAGCATGAACGATACCCTCGTTCAGACCAGAGACTCCCTGAACGAGAAGCTGGCCGCCGTCCTGGGGGATGTCACGGCGCTCGGCAGCAACAGCGAGCTGCAGATGCTCATCCGCCGGGCCGACCAGCCCGGGTTCAAGCTGCAGCCCCGCGACTATCTGACGCTGGCCGGCTCCCTGGATAAGCTCTATACGGATCACTACGCGATCATCGAATCCGTCTATTTGTACTATAACCAGGGCAGGCTCTCCTACTACCGCAAGGACCGGCTGCAGACGGAACGGATTCCGGAGCCGGGCCGCTTCTTCGAGCTGCCCTATACGGTCGCTTCCCGGATCTATTGGTTCAATCTGACGAAGAACGAGTGGGACCCGGCGGGCGGGCGGACGGCCGGCTTGTACCAATGGATCGAGGGCAGGGATGAAGCCCGGGGCGGTCTGATCGTGATCCGTCTGAAGGAAGCGCTCTTCGAAGCGCCGCTCACGGCTCCCGAGATTTCCCCGAACGGGTACCTCGTTCTTGCAAGTACGGATGGGCTGGCCGGATTCAAGACCGTGGAGAGCAGGTATGCCGCCGGGGAAGAGGAGCTGAGGCGGAAGCTGCTGGAAGCGCCGGGCGCGAAGGGGCGGTTCGTGCTCCGCAGCGAAGCGGGACAGGCGCTGACCGTCGTCTACGATACGCTGGCAATCAACAAGTGGAGGCTGGCGGCGGTGTATCCGGAAGAGGAGCTCTACAGCCGGATCCAATACATCCAGACGATCACGCTCTCGGTCGTGATCGCGGTTATCGTGCTCGCCGTCCTGAGTACGGGCTGGCTGACGAACCGGATCACCCGGCCCCTGTCCGGACTGACGCGCAGGGTGCATACGATCCGGGAGGGCCGGCTGGAGGTCGAACTGCCCGATCACCCCGGCGATGCCGAGGAGATCCGTATTCTGAACCGGGGCATCCGCGATATGCTCGGCCGGATCCGGGAGCTGCTCGGGCAGGTCGAATACGAGCAGGAGCAGAAGCGGCTGCATGAGCTGTCCGTCCTGCAGTCGCAGATCCAGCCGCATTTTCTGTACAACACGCTCTATTCCATCAAAAGCCTGTGCGATCTGGGAGAGACGAAGGACGCGTCGAAGATGCTCGCTGCCTTGTCGAGCTACTACCGGATCAGCATCAGCAAGGGGAGCCCGGTCATTGCGGTGTCGGCCGAGCTGGAACACATCGGGCAGTATCTCTATATCCAGCAGATGCGCTACGGGGATACGTTCCACTATGAAACCCGGGTCGAAGAGGCGATGCTGAACTGCCGGATCGTCAAGCTGACGCTGCAGCCGCTCGTCGAGAATGCCATCTACCATGGGGTCAAAAAGGTGCGGCGGACCGGTCGGATCGAAGTAAGGGGCTGGATCGAAGAGGGCGTCTGCCTGCTGCAGGTGAAGGACAACGGCTTCGGGATGGAGCCGGAGCGGCTCCGGCTGCTGCAGATGGCCCTGGCGGAAGAAAACGGGGAATCTACGCCCGGCATCGGCTACGGGGTGAGGAACGTGCACCGCCGGCTGCAGCTGCACTATGGCAGAGACTACGGCCTGACCTACGAGAGCGGGCCGGGTGAAGGAACTACCGTCACGGTCAGGTTTCCCTATATGGAGCATGCATAA
- a CDS encoding response regulator, whose amino-acid sequence MRTLIIADDDRIILRGLSETIPWEAGGFRLAASETNGEDAWEAVVRERPQVVLTDIRMPFMDGLELTEKIKEHYPDTKIIMMTSYDEFEFAQKALKLKVFDFVLKPLDEAKLFDTVKRAAEEWEHEHATAKKVIEGIPLLKQRFCENLLTGKFTEEEIRHELDFLDIPLQAGHYAVILLLADHYYDASPRNRYGQELLKYCIHNVADEVVRLECGPEPRPGEPTGLVFSALKDEIVVIYGAEEDETALELQALTLAETIRANVETYLKTTVTAGVGSVVEKLDRVRDSYHSAKAATELRHMTGKNQVFLYRDDLIKPKADGYNAVGSDWAPRLTMKIKSGLEQEAGAILDGLEEEFLSRRPVDLVRMHMLGMEIVFSLVHAFQDWHEPPYAKGTVEGLFEEIHHYRTARDMFERIRDFMNDLSAAVKERRLRQHKSLADQAAAFIREHYMKEGLSLQDVADHVHVSTTYLSAIFKKETGINFSDFLLETRMNAAMDWLRKEELKTYEVAERVGYANPQYFSVIFKKFTGVTPSEFRHTR is encoded by the coding sequence ATGCGGACATTGATCATTGCGGACGACGACCGGATTATTCTGCGGGGCTTGTCGGAGACGATCCCTTGGGAAGCCGGCGGCTTCCGGCTCGCCGCATCGGAGACGAACGGGGAAGACGCCTGGGAGGCGGTCGTACGGGAGCGGCCCCAGGTCGTGCTCACCGATATCCGCATGCCTTTCATGGACGGGCTGGAGCTGACGGAGAAGATCAAGGAGCATTATCCCGACACGAAGATCATCATGATGACGAGCTACGACGAATTCGAATTCGCCCAGAAGGCGCTGAAGCTCAAAGTATTCGACTTCGTTCTGAAGCCGCTCGACGAAGCGAAGCTGTTCGACACCGTGAAGCGGGCTGCCGAGGAGTGGGAGCATGAGCACGCCACGGCCAAAAAGGTGATCGAGGGCATCCCGCTGCTCAAGCAGCGGTTCTGTGAGAACCTGCTCACCGGCAAATTCACGGAGGAGGAGATCCGGCATGAGCTTGACTTCCTGGACATTCCGCTGCAGGCCGGGCACTATGCCGTCATCCTGCTGCTCGCCGACCACTACTACGACGCCTCGCCGCGGAACCGCTACGGGCAGGAACTGCTGAAGTACTGCATACACAATGTGGCGGACGAGGTCGTCCGGCTGGAGTGCGGTCCTGAGCCCCGGCCTGGAGAGCCGACAGGGCTTGTCTTCAGTGCGCTGAAGGACGAGATCGTTGTGATCTACGGGGCGGAGGAGGACGAGACGGCTCTGGAGCTGCAGGCGCTGACGTTAGCCGAGACGATCCGGGCGAATGTGGAAACGTACCTCAAAACCACGGTCACCGCCGGCGTCGGCTCCGTCGTGGAGAAGCTGGATCGGGTCCGGGATTCCTATCACAGCGCCAAGGCGGCCACGGAGCTGCGGCATATGACAGGGAAGAATCAGGTGTTCCTGTACCGCGACGACCTCATCAAGCCGAAGGCCGATGGCTATAATGCCGTCGGCTCCGACTGGGCCCCCCGGCTGACGATGAAGATCAAATCCGGGCTGGAGCAGGAGGCGGGGGCGATACTGGACGGGCTAGAGGAAGAGTTCCTCTCCCGCAGACCCGTGGATCTGGTCCGGATGCATATGCTCGGCATGGAGATTGTCTTCTCGCTGGTCCATGCATTCCAGGACTGGCACGAACCACCGTATGCGAAGGGAACCGTGGAAGGCCTGTTCGAGGAGATTCACCACTACCGGACCGCCAGGGACATGTTCGAGCGCATCCGCGACTTCATGAACGACTTGTCCGCTGCGGTGAAGGAGAGGCGTCTGCGCCAGCACAAGAGCCTGGCCGACCAGGCGGCCGCTTTCATCCGGGAGCATTACATGAAGGAAGGCCTGTCCCTGCAGGATGTGGCGGACCATGTGCATGTCAGCACGACCTACCTCAGTGCCATCTTCAAGAAGGAGACCGGCATCAACTTCAGCGACTTTCTCCTCGAGACCCGCATGAACGCCGCCATGGATTGGCTCAGGAAGGAAGAGCTGAAGACCTACGAGGTGGCGGAGCGGGTAGGATATGCGAATCCGCAGTATTTCAGCGTCATCTTCAAAAAATTCACCGGCGTGACCCCATCGGAATTCCGGCACACGAGGTAA
- a CDS encoding GNAT family N-acetyltransferase: protein MKIERFPTLETKRLLLRRMTIEDAPAVLRLFSDPEVTKDMGMEPFTSIEQAEGLIGFMNGLFDDHKALRWAVIRKEDGVLIGTCGFNGWEVSRGSRAEIGYDLGREHWRQGYMTEVLKEVLSYGFGTLGLNRIEAYTNLDALPSMKLLERLGFTEEGILRGYALSHGEYVDNRCYSILRSEWEPQKK, encoded by the coding sequence GTGAAGATTGAACGGTTCCCAACCTTGGAGACGAAGCGGCTCCTCCTTCGCCGGATGACAATCGAAGATGCACCGGCGGTGCTCCGCTTGTTCTCTGACCCGGAAGTGACCAAGGATATGGGCATGGAGCCCTTCACAAGCATCGAACAAGCCGAAGGGCTGATCGGGTTCATGAACGGCCTCTTCGATGACCATAAAGCGCTGCGCTGGGCTGTGATCCGCAAGGAAGACGGGGTGCTGATCGGGACCTGCGGCTTTAATGGCTGGGAAGTGAGCCGGGGATCCCGGGCGGAGATCGGATATGACCTGGGCAGGGAGCATTGGCGCCAAGGGTACATGACGGAAGTGCTGAAGGAGGTTCTCTCCTATGGCTTCGGCACCCTGGGTCTGAACCGGATCGAAGCCTACACGAACCTGGATGCCCTTCCGTCCATGAAGCTGCTCGAGAGGCTGGGATTCACCGAGGAAGGAATCCTTCGGGGGTATGCCTTATCCCACGGGGAGTATGTGGACAACCGCTGTTATTCGATCCTGCGCAGCGAGTGGGAGCCGCAGAAGAAGTAA
- a CDS encoding ABC transporter substrate-binding protein has protein sequence MIKTRIPPLSLCLTLLLTSCSAWAPSGQEGPEAADVIELTFWDENPGESRTPYYEELFRRFEAAHPGIRVNYVGVPVSFNKQQYDVAIAANTMPDLAAVNAEWIADFAAKDALLPLDDYYAAWPGREEIPQPFIDYNRGLVPDEKLYQLPNTLYFDVLWYRADWFREAVVGAPESWDGFFERVRQLNRPELGQYGYSLRGGAGSITQLTSMLYAYSGQSAYFREDGTCTINDPRHLEFLKRYIGLYGQYTKNSDILNGYKEMVSAFDSGTAALISHNFGSYHDHMASLGGDRVGAALLPRAKDGSRVMVTVANGYSIFRSAKHPDAAWNLLQFLMSEESQTYWNAHVGQIPTNRRSLESGAFREPALIREALAALEDPKTVRLHMPYDLPNYAKAVKQQIEPNFQKVLTGELAPELFLDDWGGPHGADLCPISS, from the coding sequence ATGATCAAGACACGGATTCCGCCCCTCTCTCTATGCCTTACCTTGCTGCTGACCTCCTGCAGCGCGTGGGCCCCCTCCGGGCAGGAGGGACCGGAAGCGGCGGACGTCATCGAACTGACATTCTGGGACGAGAATCCCGGAGAGAGCCGAACGCCTTACTACGAGGAGCTGTTCCGCCGGTTCGAGGCGGCGCACCCGGGCATCCGGGTGAACTATGTCGGGGTGCCCGTCAGCTTCAACAAGCAGCAGTACGACGTCGCTATCGCCGCGAATACGATGCCGGATCTGGCGGCCGTGAATGCGGAATGGATCGCGGACTTTGCAGCCAAGGACGCGCTTCTTCCGCTGGACGATTATTATGCCGCATGGCCCGGCCGGGAGGAGATCCCGCAGCCGTTCATTGACTATAACCGGGGGCTCGTGCCGGACGAAAAATTGTATCAGCTGCCGAACACCTTATATTTTGATGTGCTGTGGTACCGGGCCGACTGGTTCCGGGAAGCGGTCGTCGGCGCACCGGAGAGCTGGGACGGGTTCTTCGAGCGGGTCCGGCAGCTGAACCGTCCGGAGCTCGGACAGTACGGCTACAGCCTGCGAGGGGGAGCCGGCAGCATCACCCAGCTGACGTCCATGCTGTACGCTTACTCCGGGCAGTCCGCATACTTCCGCGAGGACGGCACCTGCACGATTAACGATCCGCGTCATCTGGAATTCTTGAAGCGATATATCGGGCTCTACGGCCAATATACAAAGAACAGCGACATCCTGAACGGGTACAAGGAGATGGTCTCCGCCTTCGATTCGGGAACAGCCGCCCTGATCTCCCACAACTTCGGGTCCTATCATGATCACATGGCCTCGCTCGGCGGTGACCGCGTAGGGGCGGCCCTGCTGCCGAGGGCCAAGGACGGCAGCCGGGTGATGGTGACGGTGGCGAACGGCTACAGCATCTTCCGGTCGGCCAAGCACCCGGATGCGGCCTGGAACCTCCTTCAGTTCCTGATGTCGGAGGAGAGCCAGACCTATTGGAATGCCCATGTGGGGCAGATCCCGACGAACCGGCGCTCGCTGGAGAGCGGGGCGTTCAGGGAGCCGGCGCTGATCCGCGAGGCGCTGGCGGCGCTCGAGGACCCGAAGACCGTCCGGCTGCACATGCCCTACGATCTGCCGAACTATGCCAAGGCCGTCAAGCAGCAGATCGAGCCGAATTTCCAGAAGGTCCTCACAGGGGAGCTGGCGCCGGAGCTGTTCCTGGACGACTGGGGCGGCCCTCATGGAGCGGACCTATGCCCAATATCATCATGA
- a CDS encoding immune inhibitor A domain-containing protein gives MTSILLSACLTAGLLSTSALGAEAGAGDPMPDAPPIDLNIVDEERLAKGLMNRGLLSKNATPEQISKAVKSYIAAKNNKAAKTKSNTLTAEGRQQEEMDRKSKDFIAKQKEKLMQQMGKGHDNYKKGSPNGLNIPSAKQAPYHGAVREDKVLVLLTEFSDFKHNNIVQEPGYMFASDFNREHYQKLMFGDTDFTLFDGSKIQTFKQYYEEQSGGSYTVDGYVSDWLTVPGRAAEYGDDNPAGGNDNQNPIGPRDLVKDALKAAAAGGVNLADYDTFDLYDLDGDGNQNEPDGLVDHLMIIHAGTGQEAGGGKLGDNAIWSHRWTLNGVYAVPGTSAKVDYWGGQMAAYDYTIQPEDGAVGVFAHEFGHDLGLPDEYDTQYTGQGEPVASWSIMSGGSWNGKIAGTAPSSFSPQNKEFFQKTMGGNWVNITEVDAADITREGISALIDQSVTKSKNPGVVKVNLPDKPVEGIKPAFGKQYYYSTKGDNLHTTLSTPEFDLTGAKTASFDFKTLYEVEFEYDYLTVTAVTYDGKSTTLDVIGDEDTNGDAKAETTNGAWVDKSYDLTPFAGGRVSLHFDYVTDGGLALNGFALDNAALTVDGRVVFSDDAEAAAAFTLDGFKVTNGIEYKKHYYYLEWRNYAGADKSLAYSRGVKYNTGLVVWYADDSYLDNWVGIHPGQGFLGVVDSHPEALIFKKDGADSVAQTTRYQVADAAFSIDKTPAWYINNETRGEYDYKSLPGVTEFSDSKSYINTQIPDAGRLVPNFGLKFKVIGEAKDNSAGLIWIHN, from the coding sequence ATGACCAGCATTCTCTTATCCGCCTGCCTGACGGCGGGACTCCTCTCCACCTCGGCACTCGGCGCCGAAGCCGGCGCCGGCGACCCGATGCCGGATGCGCCGCCGATCGACCTCAACATCGTCGATGAAGAACGGCTGGCCAAAGGCCTGATGAACCGGGGGCTGCTCAGCAAGAATGCCACGCCGGAACAAATCTCCAAAGCGGTCAAATCGTACATAGCGGCCAAGAACAATAAAGCGGCGAAAACCAAATCCAATACCCTGACGGCGGAAGGCCGCCAGCAGGAGGAGATGGACCGCAAGTCGAAGGACTTTATTGCCAAGCAAAAAGAGAAGCTCATGCAGCAGATGGGCAAAGGCCATGACAATTATAAAAAAGGTAGTCCGAACGGCCTAAACATTCCGTCCGCTAAGCAAGCGCCTTATCACGGTGCCGTGCGGGAGGATAAAGTGCTCGTGCTGCTCACCGAATTCTCGGACTTCAAACATAACAATATCGTACAGGAACCCGGCTATATGTTTGCGAGCGATTTTAACCGGGAGCATTACCAGAAGCTGATGTTCGGGGATACCGACTTCACCCTGTTCGACGGCTCCAAGATCCAGACGTTCAAGCAGTACTATGAAGAGCAGTCCGGCGGAAGCTACACGGTGGACGGCTATGTATCGGACTGGCTGACGGTGCCCGGCCGTGCGGCCGAATACGGTGACGATAATCCGGCGGGCGGGAACGATAACCAGAACCCGATCGGGCCGCGCGATCTGGTCAAGGATGCGCTGAAGGCGGCGGCGGCCGGCGGAGTCAATCTGGCGGATTACGATACGTTTGACCTGTATGACCTCGACGGCGACGGGAATCAGAACGAGCCTGACGGCCTCGTCGACCACCTGATGATCATTCACGCGGGTACCGGCCAGGAAGCAGGGGGCGGCAAGCTCGGCGACAACGCGATCTGGTCCCACCGCTGGACGCTGAACGGGGTGTATGCGGTTCCCGGCACGTCGGCGAAGGTCGATTACTGGGGCGGCCAGATGGCGGCCTACGACTATACGATTCAGCCGGAAGACGGGGCGGTCGGCGTCTTCGCCCATGAGTTCGGCCATGATCTCGGGCTGCCGGACGAGTATGACACCCAGTACACCGGGCAGGGTGAACCGGTAGCCTCCTGGTCGATCATGAGCGGCGGCAGCTGGAACGGGAAGATCGCCGGTACGGCGCCAAGCTCTTTCTCCCCGCAGAACAAGGAGTTCTTCCAGAAAACGATGGGCGGCAACTGGGTGAACATCACCGAAGTCGATGCGGCGGACATTACGAGGGAAGGGATCTCGGCCCTCATCGACCAGAGCGTCACGAAATCGAAGAATCCCGGCGTCGTGAAGGTGAACCTGCCGGACAAACCGGTGGAGGGCATCAAGCCGGCTTTCGGCAAGCAGTACTACTACAGCACGAAGGGCGACAACCTTCACACCACGCTCTCCACGCCGGAGTTCGATCTGACGGGAGCGAAGACCGCGTCGTTTGATTTCAAAACCCTGTATGAGGTGGAATTCGAGTACGACTACCTGACCGTAACCGCCGTAACCTATGACGGCAAGAGCACGACGCTTGACGTGATCGGCGACGAGGACACGAACGGCGACGCGAAGGCGGAAACCACAAACGGCGCCTGGGTGGACAAGTCGTATGACTTGACTCCGTTCGCAGGCGGCAGGGTGTCGCTCCACTTCGACTATGTGACCGACGGCGGTCTGGCTCTGAACGGCTTCGCGCTGGATAACGCGGCGCTTACGGTGGACGGCCGGGTGGTCTTCTCCGATGACGCCGAGGCAGCCGCAGCCTTCACGCTGGACGGCTTCAAGGTAACGAACGGCATCGAGTACAAGAAGCACTACTACTACCTCGAATGGAGAAATTATGCCGGGGCGGACAAGTCCCTCGCTTACAGCCGCGGCGTGAAGTACAATACCGGTCTTGTCGTATGGTACGCGGATGACAGCTACCTCGACAACTGGGTGGGCATCCACCCGGGCCAAGGCTTCCTCGGGGTTGTCGATTCCCATCCGGAAGCACTGATCTTCAAGAAGGACGGCGCCGACTCCGTGGCCCAGACGACGCGTTACCAAGTGGCGGATGCGGCCTTCTCCATCGACAAGACACCGGCCTGGTACATCAATAACGAGACGCGCGGGGAATACGACTACAAATCCCTGCCCGGCGTGACCGAATTCTCGGACAGCAAGTCCTACATCAACACGCAGATCCCGGATGCCGGACGCCTTGTGCCGAACTTCGGGTTGAAATTCAAGGTCATTGGCGAAGCCAAGGACAACTCGGCCGGACTCATTTGGATTCATAACTAA